The following coding sequences are from one Mycoplasma tullyi window:
- a CDS encoding ATP-binding cassette domain-containing protein produces MSNKKDEQTKALLDVANLSIVFNSRGSQFTAVDNVSFKVNKGDFFGIIGESGSGKSTIGKTLVRLNKLSGGMINLDGRLIGNKKLSRADKSWLHQNAQMIFQDPMSSLNPIKTVLKLVAEPIMINKMIHKKAKELYKKITYIKPYFHYVFETKEFDLTNQYQRNYYQKLTDQYNDGINQINSFSLSANDFNTGYKEVVFLLDDLSEKVQSNIELSKTYFSDYKKIIDDYISDYDQKKFDPVDLEFDQAKLDQSNQEKLLKYSQPVLDLKAKKSEKKAQYKKTIKDFNELYLFRNYSELLSWLTTVESEVKSFKYKMIMATKPLDYAYAGINYYWKKAELKLIKLIKKDKYFEKENLDLLINKINGKFAEIFEPLVSIVINFSVELSKDILKTNTLNNQSNTYLDLAKKLFHSIDNQFDLNKVKETVTEISSLAKMNTYLNDATFLGRNFEQWKDDIYKNFESLASEINRHKDESKRIVNEKNVDLFNLKKEIKQLDEEIAENYQSYQSSNKSDSINQLEQLKKVTLDKKAKRDQAIQDYRNKLPEINANREKLTEEVRKLHETYLSTKHKFHRLVHEKIDHLAKINHWDNKDLKVLIAAIKLRFKSMDAVDFEHKVITKDKNIYRNLFLKLPKWLNWVYLYPLRSILIRDKVFEALNQVGLKPEHAYRYPHEFSGGQRQRIVIARALITDPQIVIADEPISALDVSIQAQIVNIMKEMVEKRGVTFLFIAHDLSMVNYACENVIIMHRGKILERGNVDKIFKNPIHPYTKSLMKASPKLSNIHLDLASFDEGFSYYKDYSVINKPSYFQVSENHEVFCTKEQFDLWVNQNR; encoded by the coding sequence ATGAGTAATAAAAAAGACGAACAAACTAAAGCATTATTAGATGTAGCTAATTTATCAATAGTTTTCAACTCTAGAGGTTCTCAATTTACTGCTGTTGATAATGTCTCTTTTAAAGTTAACAAGGGTGACTTCTTTGGAATCATTGGTGAATCTGGTAGTGGGAAATCTACCATTGGTAAAACTCTAGTAAGACTTAATAAGCTTAGTGGGGGAATGATTAATCTTGATGGAAGATTAATTGGTAATAAAAAACTATCGCGAGCTGATAAGTCATGATTACATCAAAACGCTCAGATGATCTTCCAAGATCCAATGAGTTCATTAAACCCAATTAAGACGGTTTTAAAGTTGGTTGCTGAGCCAATTATGATCAATAAGATGATCCATAAAAAGGCAAAAGAGCTTTATAAAAAGATCACTTATATCAAACCTTATTTTCACTATGTATTTGAAACTAAGGAATTTGATTTAACTAATCAGTATCAAAGAAATTATTATCAAAAACTAACTGATCAATATAATGATGGAATTAATCAGATTAATAGCTTTAGTTTAAGTGCTAATGACTTTAACACTGGTTATAAAGAAGTAGTTTTCTTATTAGATGATTTGTCTGAAAAAGTTCAAAGTAATATCGAATTATCTAAAACTTACTTTTCAGATTATAAAAAGATCATTGATGATTACATTTCAGATTATGATCAAAAGAAATTTGATCCAGTTGATCTAGAATTTGATCAAGCAAAACTTGATCAAAGCAATCAAGAAAAATTATTAAAGTATTCTCAACCAGTTTTAGATCTTAAAGCTAAGAAGTCAGAGAAGAAAGCACAATACAAAAAAACAATTAAAGATTTTAATGAGCTTTATCTGTTTAGAAATTATTCAGAACTATTAAGTTGATTAACAACTGTTGAATCAGAAGTTAAAAGTTTCAAATACAAGATGATCATGGCAACCAAGCCATTAGATTATGCTTATGCTGGAATCAATTACTATTGAAAGAAAGCAGAACTAAAACTGATCAAATTAATTAAGAAAGATAAATATTTTGAAAAAGAGAATTTAGATCTATTAATTAACAAAATCAACGGTAAATTTGCAGAAATTTTTGAACCACTTGTAAGTATTGTTATTAATTTTTCAGTCGAATTAAGCAAAGATATTTTAAAGACTAATACGTTGAACAATCAATCAAATACTTATTTAGATTTAGCTAAAAAATTATTCCATTCAATCGACAACCAATTTGATCTAAATAAAGTTAAAGAAACAGTTACTGAGATTAGTTCATTAGCTAAGATGAACACTTATCTGAATGATGCTACCTTTTTAGGTCGTAACTTTGAGCAATGAAAAGACGATATCTATAAAAACTTTGAGTCTTTAGCTAGTGAGATTAATAGACATAAAGATGAATCTAAACGAATCGTTAATGAAAAGAATGTTGATCTTTTCAATCTAAAAAAAGAGATTAAACAGTTGGATGAAGAAATAGCTGAAAATTACCAATCATATCAAAGTAGCAATAAATCTGATTCTATTAACCAACTTGAACAACTTAAAAAAGTTACGTTAGATAAAAAAGCTAAACGTGATCAAGCAATTCAAGATTACAGAAACAAATTACCAGAGATTAATGCTAATCGAGAAAAACTAACTGAAGAAGTTAGAAAACTACATGAAACTTATCTGAGTACTAAACATAAGTTTCATAGATTGGTACATGAAAAGATCGATCATTTAGCAAAAATAAATCACTGAGATAATAAAGATCTGAAAGTGTTAATCGCTGCAATCAAATTACGTTTTAAATCGATGGATGCCGTAGATTTTGAACATAAAGTAATTACCAAAGATAAGAATATTTACCGTAATTTATTCTTAAAATTGCCTAAATGATTAAACTGAGTTTACTTATATCCATTAAGATCAATATTAATTCGTGATAAAGTGTTTGAAGCATTAAACCAAGTTGGTTTAAAACCAGAACACGCTTACCGATACCCGCATGAATTCTCAGGTGGTCAACGTCAAAGAATTGTAATTGCTAGAGCATTGATTACTGATCCTCAGATCGTTATTGCTGATGAACCAATCTCAGCACTAGACGTTTCAATTCAAGCTCAAATAGTTAACATCATGAAGGAGATGGTTGAAAAACGCGGTGTTACGTTCTTATTCATTGCCCACGATTTATCAATGGTTAATTACGCATGTGAAAATGTGATCATCATGCACCGAGGTAAGATTCTAGAACGAGGTAATGTTGATAAAATCTTCAAGAACCCAATTCACCCTTACACCAAATCATTGATGAAGGCTTCACCAAAACTATCTAATATTCACTTAGATTTAGCTTCATTTGATGAAGGGTTTAGCTACTACAAAGATTATTCAGTAATAAATAAACCGTCATACTTCCAAGTTTCTGAAAATCACGAAGTGTTCTGTACGAAAGAACAATTTGATTTATGGGTAAATCAAAACCGCTAA
- a CDS encoding ABC transporter ATP-binding protein, whose translation MRFIERYLVSDENKKLKPGYMVDIDNLNVSFKTKDGMLQAVRGVSISAKQGQIIGIIGESGSGKSVCVKSLIGFNDNSKITADNLNLCDIDITKIKNKDWSNLRGEYVTYIPQDPLMSLNPTKKIGEQIKEALVIAEKRKYKEEVEQLKDEYLKQKQELEKANYNSSDLFNKLEQLKTQHTNKLKEAKDKYRNEKSAKSIKTKIYQILEFIGIVDIKNKINAYPHEFSGGMRQRIVIGIAIASRPKLIIADEPTTALDVTIQAKVLDLIKQINKIYKITVIFISHNIALVANFCDYIYVMYAGKIVEQGNIDDIFLDPRHPYTWALISSIPDEGIEGKLKSIPGSAPNLISPPKGDAFAARNEYAIKLDFNSQPPLIEITHTHKAATWLLHPDAPKIELPELVKQKIETYKKSLADLANIQDKEKTPEVVFNVFDTREKKTNE comes from the coding sequence ATGCGCTTTATAGAACGATATTTAGTGAGTGATGAAAATAAGAAACTAAAACCAGGTTATATGGTTGATATTGATAATCTTAATGTTTCTTTTAAAACTAAAGATGGGATGTTACAAGCTGTAAGAGGAGTATCAATCTCAGCTAAACAAGGGCAGATCATTGGAATTATTGGTGAATCTGGTAGTGGTAAATCTGTATGTGTTAAATCCTTAATTGGATTTAATGATAATTCTAAGATTACAGCAGATAACTTAAATCTATGTGATATTGACATCACCAAGATTAAAAATAAAGATTGATCAAATCTTAGAGGTGAATATGTGACATATATTCCTCAAGACCCATTGATGTCACTAAATCCAACCAAAAAGATTGGTGAACAGATCAAAGAAGCTTTGGTGATCGCTGAAAAAAGAAAATATAAAGAAGAAGTTGAACAATTAAAAGATGAATATTTAAAACAAAAACAAGAGTTAGAAAAAGCTAATTATAATAGTTCAGATCTATTCAACAAACTTGAACAATTAAAAACCCAGCACACTAATAAGCTTAAAGAAGCTAAAGATAAATATCGTAATGAAAAAAGTGCAAAATCAATTAAGACTAAGATCTATCAGATCTTAGAATTTATTGGTATTGTTGATATCAAAAATAAGATCAATGCTTACCCACATGAGTTTTCAGGTGGGATGAGACAAAGAATTGTCATCGGGATTGCGATTGCTTCAAGACCGAAATTGATTATTGCTGATGAACCTACAACTGCACTCGATGTAACGATTCAAGCAAAAGTATTAGATCTAATCAAACAAATTAATAAAATCTATAAAATTACCGTAATCTTTATTTCACATAATATTGCGTTGGTGGCAAACTTCTGTGACTACATCTATGTGATGTATGCGGGTAAGATTGTTGAACAAGGAAATATTGATGATATCTTCTTAGATCCTCGCCATCCTTACACGTGAGCATTAATTTCTTCTATTCCTGATGAGGGAATTGAAGGTAAATTGAAATCAATCCCAGGTTCAGCTCCAAATCTAATCTCACCACCTAAAGGTGATGCATTTGCTGCTAGAAATGAATATGCAATTAAATTAGATTTTAATAGTCAACCACCATTAATTGAAATCACCCATACGCATAAAGCAGCTACATGATTATTACACCCAGATGCACCTAAGATAGAATTACCTGAATTGGTTAAACAAAAGATTGAAACTTATAAGAAATCATTAGCTGACTTAGCTAATATTCAAGATAAAGAAAAAACCCCTGAAGTAGTATTTAACGTGTTTGACACTAGAGAGAAGAAAACGAATGAGTAA
- a CDS encoding ABC transporter permease has product MTISELSSKYQFDKEQFDRVDANEQLTKQSLVIGKPTNYIVEIIKRFFKNPAAGVFSVLLIIIVLLSIIAPLVSPYRAAQPLGIDDIFFNLPPRIFGTNPTKDSVVPRDLLFIYDGTIVSETDVGSNNVLIKFHPYMLEELKNLYPILGTNQGGEDVWTNLWQAMATSLQSAMIVAVFATLIGVVYGAISGSFAGKWVDTVMMRIVEIIGGLPTIILIIILAQIFVRNSSMSGGNLSLGAINGALIALYWTGPATVTRIYIVKSKDAEYVQAARTLGASQWRIIFYHLIPNISGRLAVIFVNFIPVAIFVDAGLVFLGLKSSQDITLGTILSSTYQNVTPDLLHISLPPIVVFSLFTISLQIIANAINDAVDPRIIGRK; this is encoded by the coding sequence ATGACAATATCTGAATTAAGTAGTAAATATCAATTTGACAAAGAACAATTTGATCGCGTTGATGCTAATGAACAATTAACTAAACAAAGTTTGGTGATTGGTAAACCAACAAACTATATTGTTGAGATCATTAAACGGTTCTTTAAAAACCCAGCAGCTGGGGTGTTTAGTGTTTTATTAATTATCATTGTGTTGTTATCAATTATTGCTCCACTGGTTTCACCTTATAGAGCTGCACAACCATTGGGAATTGATGATATCTTTTTTAACTTACCTCCAAGAATCTTTGGTACTAATCCAACTAAAGATTCAGTTGTTCCAAGAGATCTATTGTTTATCTATGATGGAACAATAGTTAGTGAAACTGATGTGGGTAGTAACAATGTTTTAATTAAGTTTCACCCATACATGTTAGAAGAACTTAAAAATCTTTATCCAATCCTAGGAACAAACCAAGGTGGAGAAGATGTTTGAACTAATCTGTGACAAGCGATGGCAACATCATTACAATCAGCAATGATTGTTGCAGTGTTTGCTACCCTAATCGGGGTTGTCTATGGTGCAATCTCTGGTAGTTTTGCTGGTAAATGAGTTGATACGGTAATGATGAGAATTGTGGAAATCATCGGTGGTTTACCAACAATTATTCTAATCATTATCTTGGCACAAATCTTTGTACGTAACTCATCAATGTCTGGTGGAAATCTAAGTTTAGGTGCAATTAATGGTGCATTAATTGCACTATACTGAACAGGACCTGCAACTGTAACAAGAATATATATTGTTAAATCTAAAGATGCTGAGTATGTTCAAGCTGCACGTACATTAGGAGCTAGTCAATGAAGAATTATCTTCTATCATTTAATTCCTAATATCTCAGGTAGATTAGCTGTTATCTTTGTTAACTTTATTCCAGTAGCGATCTTTGTTGATGCTGGTTTAGTATTCTTAGGTCTAAAATCAAGTCAAGATATTACGTTGGGAACCATCCTATCATCAACATATCAAAACGTCACTCCAGATCTATTACATATCTCGTTACCACCAATTGTGGTATTCTCATTATTTACGATCTCGTTGCAGATAATTGCTAATGCAATTAATGATGCTGTTGATCCAAGAATTATAGGTAGAAAATAA
- a CDS encoding ABC transporter permease — translation MLTYILKRIGFAALAVFILLTLTYLLTGLLPYLPINPGQNESPAAFQQRVDALGFNEPIIVRYGKYLYNLFVNHSLGQYYSNSAINIGQWFFETVPNTLLITAISFVISIILGITFGILSAVYRGKALDTTLNTLSVIFVSVPSFVIAIVLLIIFRNSGIPTRYVAPGSNGYTPARFIASLTLPILSLSLGGFSSMTYYMRNEMVEVLQQDYIKTAKSKGLSHVAIIFKHAFRNASIPILSIIVPSILGLISSSFIIETFFSVPGTASLLVDAIQKNEVNMLAFQVLFFASLGFLMQILLDFIYTLVDPRIRLAEANSFILIRWIHNSIVRNKTKKLWALVNENNAYVLSKEKDQSLIDAIKDNNDLSKNKVVVDKSFSLPTNIEYLILEGKLYKLEKALG, via the coding sequence ATGCTAACTTATATTTTAAAAAGAATTGGTTTTGCAGCACTAGCTGTTTTCATTCTTTTAACACTTACATATTTATTAACGGGGTTGTTACCTTATTTACCAATCAACCCTGGACAAAATGAATCACCAGCTGCATTTCAACAAAGAGTTGATGCCCTTGGTTTTAATGAACCAATAATTGTAAGATATGGGAAATATCTTTACAATCTGTTTGTTAATCATTCACTAGGACAATATTATTCAAACAGTGCAATTAATATTGGACAATGGTTCTTTGAAACCGTGCCTAACACGTTATTGATTACGGCAATTTCATTTGTGATCTCAATTATTCTAGGAATCACTTTTGGGATCTTGTCTGCTGTGTATCGTGGTAAAGCACTTGATACGACACTTAACACTTTATCAGTAATCTTTGTTTCAGTACCAAGCTTTGTGATTGCCATCGTATTATTAATCATCTTTAGAAACTCAGGCATCCCCACACGTTATGTTGCGCCTGGATCGAATGGTTATACTCCAGCTAGATTTATTGCTTCATTAACTTTACCGATCTTATCATTAAGTCTTGGTGGGTTCTCAAGTATGACTTATTACATGAGAAACGAGATGGTTGAAGTCTTACAACAAGACTATATTAAGACGGCTAAATCAAAAGGATTAAGTCATGTTGCCATCATCTTCAAGCATGCATTTAGAAATGCTTCTATCCCAATCTTATCAATCATTGTTCCATCAATCTTGGGATTGATCTCGTCTTCATTTATTATTGAAACGTTCTTTAGTGTTCCAGGGACTGCTTCACTATTAGTAGATGCGATTCAAAAAAATGAAGTAAACATGTTAGCTTTCCAAGTCTTGTTCTTTGCTTCATTAGGGTTCTTAATGCAGATCTTATTAGATTTCATCTATACCCTAGTTGATCCAAGAATTCGATTAGCTGAAGCTAATTCATTCATCTTGATCAGATGAATCCACAATAGCATTGTTAGAAATAAAACTAAAAAACTATGAGCATTGGTTAATGAAAATAATGCTTATGTTTTATCTAAAGAAAAAGATCAATCTTTAATTGATGCAATTAAAGATAATAATGATTTATCAAAAAATAAAGTTGTTGTTGATAAGAGTTTTAGTTTGCCAACTAATATTGAATACCTAATTCTTGAAGGTAAGTTGTATAAATTAGAGAAAGCGCTGGGTTAG
- a CDS encoding MG321/MPN456 family lipoprotein — MKFRNKTILKLGSLLSFAVLATSSLASCVNNTTDPIRSLVFDNNDNVKIKAADGLRDLPLNKQSFIEALQKLGATKEAPWRIVDKSLTVTALSDDQRTMINNKTAALRLLSDGLIQYDFILRGSNMPSVNEYFVQGNTTAGSYLWGVDYPAVGSFIEGWFANTKGAKVDRYLIQRLIDVANNPSAYMQEYTKEYVDLSASLARAIVSSGLTELKMPGAMVTSPTTMMTSTMLAEGEGEGTGGGQAEPAAAPAAPATPAPAQPAAQPMASDMDYLNLFKGQTVDGVLSTDQTKLSNWENGITKYLGEWTASNTSRALYLNSFLDDQFSYIPNPTSNNTTINHLLVKSPEWKIRSDWKADSLLLRDSSGPANEPYVTEIPQNPAANTELPLNMNFTAGGGTNFPGSYSHLLSSETTGDISYDLSNRQRTSDLQGTYKLEGARGVKLYDANDKLLAVVIRPVTGTDATTWATKVEEEAKKENSGVYFSKTGVVDPEVDHNLQQYIDKAVRYDWMIDHNVKWTDQNGNAVASLSGRDFERGLETFWLADQVKYTVNGYLLDQLGVDLEKTVNGTVTSTGTGESAKVTVTPGNVGITSKDYDIGKFTSTDDTFRVYLKQPYAFAMQTFKIGSLLTPVPYWDSRVRALRLTTQMTDSTVTNLGTTDTEFKTKATGNWSEGAVNGEVVVNENGAINKESTQWQKLFGYISASDTTQNLSHAYYSGSYYLSAYAANQFTQTWNPNYQKAFADGYYVNKTPVQKALTNFGGNRSPDVIYTAYRNDDNSPTQFPVPRSRIINATTDPNYKDFYWSSQVTTPPTQFNYNAYAASPSDTTYQDTVTQNLFKNWNSDESRIVRAGIVNLINWYRLSQVVQSRGTFQYTSIPYRSLTDSTVFANVPLHDAVLAIQENKLPAAFKVNGFSGSLRRPYSDFEPTRPTSRNN, encoded by the coding sequence ATGAAATTCAGAAATAAAACCATACTAAAACTAGGATCGTTACTTTCGTTTGCTGTATTAGCAACAAGTAGTCTAGCATCTTGTGTAAATAATACTACTGATCCCATCAGAAGTTTAGTCTTTGATAATAATGACAACGTTAAGATTAAAGCCGCTGATGGATTAAGAGATCTGCCTTTAAATAAACAAAGCTTTATTGAAGCTTTACAAAAACTAGGTGCAACTAAAGAAGCTCCGTGAAGAATCGTTGATAAATCATTAACTGTTACAGCTTTATCAGATGATCAAAGAACGATGATTAACAATAAGACTGCTGCATTAAGATTACTATCTGATGGCCTAATTCAATATGATTTTATTTTAAGAGGGTCTAATATGCCTTCTGTGAATGAATATTTTGTTCAAGGTAATACCACAGCAGGTTCTTATCTTTGAGGGGTTGACTATCCAGCTGTAGGTTCATTTATTGAAGGATGATTTGCCAACACCAAAGGTGCTAAAGTTGATCGTTACTTAATTCAAAGATTAATTGATGTGGCAAATAATCCTAGCGCTTATATGCAAGAATATACTAAAGAGTATGTTGATTTAAGTGCTTCATTAGCAAGAGCGATCGTTAGTAGTGGTTTAACTGAGTTGAAGATGCCAGGAGCGATGGTTACTTCACCAACGACTATGATGACTTCAACTATGTTGGCTGAAGGTGAAGGTGAAGGCACAGGCGGAGGTCAAGCAGAACCAGCTGCAGCTCCTGCAGCGCCAGCAACTCCAGCTCCAGCACAACCTGCAGCACAACCAATGGCTAGTGACATGGATTACTTAAATCTATTTAAAGGTCAAACTGTAGATGGTGTTTTATCAACTGATCAAACTAAACTAAGTAATTGAGAAAACGGAATTACTAAATATTTAGGTGAATGAACTGCAAGTAACACCAGTCGTGCTTTATATCTAAATTCATTCTTGGATGATCAATTCTCGTACATTCCAAACCCTACTTCAAACAATACGACAATTAATCATCTATTAGTTAAAAGTCCTGAATGAAAAATTAGAAGTGACTGGAAGGCTGATTCATTATTATTAAGAGACTCAAGCGGGCCAGCTAATGAACCATACGTTACTGAAATTCCACAAAATCCTGCTGCAAACACTGAGCTCCCTTTAAACATGAACTTTACAGCAGGGGGTGGTACAAACTTCCCTGGATCATATTCTCACTTGCTTTCGTCTGAAACAACTGGTGATATTAGCTATGATTTAAGTAATAGACAAAGAACTTCTGATCTTCAAGGAACTTATAAATTAGAAGGTGCTAGAGGGGTAAAACTTTATGATGCTAATGATAAATTATTAGCAGTTGTGATTAGACCTGTAACTGGTACAGATGCTACCACTTGAGCTACAAAAGTTGAAGAAGAAGCTAAAAAAGAAAATTCAGGCGTTTACTTCTCAAAAACAGGTGTTGTTGATCCTGAAGTTGACCACAACCTACAACAATACATTGATAAAGCAGTTAGATATGACTGAATGATTGATCATAACGTAAAATGAACTGATCAAAACGGTAATGCTGTAGCTAGTCTATCTGGTCGTGACTTTGAAAGAGGTCTTGAAACATTCTGATTAGCAGATCAAGTTAAATACACTGTTAATGGTTATTTATTAGATCAATTAGGTGTTGATCTAGAAAAAACTGTTAATGGAACAGTAACTTCTACTGGTACAGGTGAAAGTGCTAAAGTTACCGTAACACCTGGAAATGTTGGCATTACTTCTAAAGATTACGACATTGGTAAATTCACAAGTACAGATGATACTTTCAGAGTATATCTAAAACAACCTTATGCGTTTGCAATGCAAACATTTAAAATCGGTAGCTTGTTAACTCCAGTACCTTATTGAGACTCTAGAGTAAGAGCGTTAAGACTTACTACTCAAATGACTGATAGTACTGTAACAAATCTTGGTACTACTGATACTGAATTCAAAACAAAAGCTACTGGTAACTGGTCTGAAGGTGCTGTTAACGGTGAAGTAGTAGTTAACGAAAACGGCGCAATCAACAAAGAAAGTACCCAATGACAAAAACTATTTGGATATATCAGCGCATCTGATACTACCCAAAACTTATCTCATGCATACTACTCTGGGTCATACTATCTAAGTGCTTACGCTGCTAACCAATTCACTCAAACTTGAAACCCTAACTACCAAAAAGCCTTTGCTGATGGTTATTACGTAAACAAAACTCCAGTGCAAAAAGCCCTTACAAACTTTGGTGGTAACAGAAGTCCTGACGTAATCTATACAGCTTATCGAAATGATGATAACAGCCCTACTCAATTTCCTGTTCCTAGAAGTAGAATCATCAACGCAACAACTGATCCAAATTACAAAGATTTCTACTGATCATCTCAAGTAACTACTCCTCCAACACAGTTTAATTACAATGCTTATGCTGCTAGTCCAAGCGATACAACATATCAAGATACTGTAACGCAAAACTTGTTTAAAAATTGAAATAGTGATGAATCTAGAATCGTTCGTGCGGGGATTGTTAACTTAATCAACTGATACCGATTATCGCAAGTTGTTCAAAGCCGTGGAACGTTCCAATACACTTCAATTCCTTATCGATCACTAACTGATAGTACAGTATTTGCTAATGTTCCATTACACGATGCGGTATTAGCAATTCAAGAAAACAAACTACCAGCAGCATTTAAAGTTAATGGATTTAGTGGTTCATTAAGAAGACCTTACTCTGATTTTGAACCTACTCGACCAACTAGTCGAAATAACTAA
- a CDS encoding ABC transporter ATP-binding protein — protein MSTNTVENKKDSKIYTEEKRKFLFFKKRSARFNTPGIEEMLKVPKDKEVLASLRNVDITYGVGSKAFRAVVDMNLNIYTGEVLGLVGESGSGKSTIGRAIIGLVPHSFGKIKILDKTLPQKMNRGFKVGKALKEYNEIEKFMVNKVQMIFQDPANSLNPHTNVENIVSEGLTNLKNAKEIYLYNIDQDVVRHVYETWLDKNDPKIKQTFYDGYEVKLEDLINKDENTAYDAIYQGFINKIKEFSQLSEAVTYLKKEQENRNELNKLSEVDCKKILVRNILASVGLDESVLKRYPLEFSGGQQQRIGISRAVVLRPRLLIADEPISALDVSIQAQVVNIFNDLKRKFNLTILFIAHDLRMVEYISDRIAVMNKGRLLEVGSTQEIMKNPLHPYTKSLLDAVPSIAGNKGSLIGYKYDPSIHGYDHDNQPVWQKVNDNHFVLATDSELADWKEGKYQEVE, from the coding sequence ATGAGTACGAATACAGTTGAAAACAAAAAAGATTCAAAAATATATACAGAAGAAAAAAGAAAATTTCTTTTCTTTAAAAAACGTTCTGCACGATTCAATACCCCTGGTATTGAAGAGATGCTAAAAGTTCCTAAAGACAAAGAAGTTTTAGCATCACTTCGTAATGTTGATATCACTTATGGGGTTGGATCTAAGGCATTTAGAGCTGTAGTTGATATGAATCTAAATATCTACACTGGTGAAGTGTTAGGTTTAGTGGGTGAATCTGGTAGTGGGAAATCTACCATTGGTCGTGCCATCATTGGATTAGTTCCCCACAGCTTTGGTAAGATCAAAATTCTTGATAAAACTTTACCCCAAAAAATGAACCGTGGTTTTAAGGTGGGTAAAGCACTAAAAGAATACAACGAAATCGAAAAATTCATGGTTAATAAAGTTCAGATGATCTTCCAAGATCCTGCGAACTCACTTAATCCTCACACTAATGTTGAAAATATTGTCTCTGAAGGTTTAACCAACTTAAAGAATGCTAAAGAAATCTATCTTTATAATATTGATCAAGACGTGGTTAGACATGTTTATGAAACATGATTAGATAAAAACGACCCTAAGATTAAACAAACCTTCTATGATGGTTATGAAGTTAAATTAGAAGATCTTATTAATAAAGATGAGAACACCGCATATGATGCAATCTATCAAGGCTTTATTAATAAGATTAAAGAATTTAGTCAACTATCTGAAGCAGTAACTTATCTTAAAAAAGAACAAGAAAATCGTAACGAACTTAATAAGTTAAGTGAAGTTGATTGTAAAAAGATCTTAGTAAGAAATATCTTAGCTTCTGTAGGGTTAGATGAATCAGTACTAAAACGTTATCCCCTAGAATTTTCTGGTGGTCAACAACAACGGATTGGGATCTCACGTGCTGTGGTACTTAGACCAAGATTGTTGATAGCAGATGAACCAATCTCAGCACTTGACGTGTCAATTCAAGCACAAGTTGTTAATATCTTTAACGACTTAAAGAGAAAGTTCAATCTAACGATTTTATTTATTGCTCATGACTTGAGAATGGTTGAATACATCTCAGACCGAATTGCAGTAATGAATAAAGGAAGATTACTTGAAGTGGGTAGCACTCAAGAAATTATGAAAAACCCACTTCACCCTTATACAAAGTCATTATTAGATGCTGTACCATCGATTGCTGGTAACAAGGGTAGTTTAATTGGTTATAAGTATGATCCAAGTATCCATGGATATGATCATGATAATCAACCAGTTTGACAAAAGGTTAATGATAACCACTTTGTGTTAGCTACTGATAGTGAACTAGCAGACTGAAAAGAAGGCAAATACCAAGAAGTTGAATAA